One Fusarium falciforme chromosome 12, complete sequence DNA window includes the following coding sequences:
- a CDS encoding Aminotran-1-2 domain-containing protein, which produces MKYERMPIEIESPEEYGYDKIKFNLSESSITDQTIESLGLKIPNLTLLYNEHRGETELRKLIAEDAGVNTDDVLITSGAAGALFIITTSQLATMDASGRDHLVVVRPNYATNLETPKAVGCEISYIDVTFESGFQPNVDDIETAIKPNTRLVSVTCPHNPTGSTLSREALDRLVAITKEKGILLLVDETYRDIAFGEKLPVAASLGDHVLSVSSLSKSFGIPGVRIGWHISTNKNLQETFLAAKEQISISGSVIDEWIATQVLSRRQQILADTTDEMRVRLQMVESWIESEELLEWVKPTGGVVCFPRIKKEPEGGFAAFYDRLLTKYATYVGPGHWFELPDNFFRLGYGWPKREELEGGMKAISKALRDE; this is translated from the coding sequence ATGAAGTACGAGCGCATGCCCATCGAGATCGAGTCGCCCGAGGAGTACGGGTAcgacaagatcaagttcAACCTTTCAGAGAGCTCCATCACGGACCAGACCATCGAGTCATTGGGCCTCAAGATCCCcaacctcaccctcctctACAATGAGCATCGAGGCGAGACTGAGCTTCGAAAGCTCATCGCTGAGGATGCCGGGGTGAATACGGACGACGTTCTCATCACCTCGGGCGCCGCCGGTGCCTTGTTCATTATCACCACGTCGCAGTTGGCTACCATGGATGCCTCGGGGCGTGACCATCTTGTCGTTGTTCGACCCAACTACGCCACCAACCTGGAGACCCCCAAGGCTGTCGGCTGCGAGATCTCGTACATCGATGTCACTTTTGAGTCTGGCTTCCAGCCCAATGTTGACGATATCGAGACTGCCATTAAGCCAAACACCCGTCTTGTCTCCGTGACCTGCCCGCACAACCCTACTGGCTCTACTCTGTCTCGGGAGGCACTCGACCGGCTCGTagccatcaccaaggaaAAGGGAATTCTTTTGCTAGTGGACGAGACGTATCGTGATATCGCTTTTGGCGAGAAGCTTCCTGTGGCTGCCTCCCTGGGCGACCACGTCCTGAGTGTGAGCTCCTTGTCCAAATCGTTCGGTATTCCTGGAGTCCGGATCGGTTGGCACATCAGCACCAACAAGAACCTCCAAGAGACCTTCTTAGCGGCCAAAGAGCAGATCAGCATCAGCGGGAGCGTCATCGATGAATGGATTGCCACGCAGGTTCTGTCTCGGCGACAGCAGATCCTGGCCGACACGACAGATGAGATGAGGGTCCGTCTACAAATGGTCGAGTCGTGGATCGAGAGCGAGGAGCTTCTGGAATGGGTCAAGCCCACAGGTGGTGTTGTCTGCTTTCCTAGAATCAAGAAGGAGCCCGAGGGTGGATTCGCAGCATTCTACGATAGACTGCTGACCAAGTATGCGACCTATGTTGGCCCTGGTCACTGGTTCGAGCTTCCGGATAACTTCTTCCGACTTGGGTACGGCTGGCCGAAGcgagaggagcttgagggaGGCATGAAGGCCATCTCAAAGGCCCTTCGAGATGAGTAA
- a CDS encoding N-acetyltransferase ats1, whose product MVDQGYIRQARRSEASDVPKVFSFIKELADCQDELHVITTTEENLSKTIAFDPDECDTDAAPDPITPFRPARCLLAFNDVGEPAGMALYFYSYVTWHAAPGIYLEDLYVLPSERRAGHGERLMKALVEELRAVGGVRIEWRVMERNEPGLRFYEKMGAKVMEGWKDLKLEPAGTN is encoded by the exons ATGGTTGACCAGGGCTACATACGTCAGGCACGAAGGAGTG AGGCCTCAGATGTTCCGAAAGTTTTCAGTTTCATCAAGGAACTTGCCGATTGTCAAGACGAGCTCCACGTGATTACCACCACCGAGGAAAACCTCTCCAAGACGATTGCATTCGACCCCGACGAGTGCGACACAGACGCTGCCCCAGACCCCATAACGCCTTTTCGACCAGCCCGCTGTCTCCTAGCCTTCAACGATGTTGGTGAACCTGCAGGCATGGCGCTGTACTTCTACAGTTACGTGACTTGGCACGCAGCACCGGGTATCTACTTGGAGGACCTCTACGTTCTGCCATCGGAGAGGAGAGCCGGTCATGGGGAACGCTTGATGAAAGCTCTTGTGGAAGAACTGCGCGCCGTTGGGGGTGTGAGGATTGAATGGCGAGTGATGGAACGGAACGAGCCTGGCCTTCGCTTCTATGAGAAAATGGGAGCTAAGGTTATGGAAGGCTGGAAGGATTTGAAGCTTGAGCCAGCAGGGACAAACTAG